A stretch of the Melanotaenia boesemani isolate fMelBoe1 chromosome 24, fMelBoe1.pri, whole genome shotgun sequence genome encodes the following:
- the zgc:113142 gene encoding D-beta-hydroxybutyrate dehydrogenase, mitochondrial gives MNSFFFFAQIIGTIPISAVLLYVLVKLVSFLHQRREQDGCGYAVLITGCDSGFGYQLARCLDQRGFVVFAGCLFPEGAGAQSLAIQSSSNLKILKLDVTSDEDVQQAKKTVMKNLPEKGLWAVVNNAGISGWAEIEWSTIEDFHRMVDINLFGCIRTSIAFLPLVRPTKGRMVYVSSIFAFFHCLNMGAYSVSKRGLEAFADCLRVEMASFGVKVSIIQPGNFAGATNIMKMNTGLDTWEKLDDERKLIFNRQYVELANEYFKSACKSGFKSADPVIRAMLHALVSARPNHRYLLVSTVDMFFFKLFPFLPSFLTDAVFSLSSMSAKRRDMLYAK, from the exons ATgaattcctttttcttttttgcccaAATTATCGGCACAATCCCCATCTCTGCTGTCCTGCTCTATGTCTTGGTCAAGCTGGTGTCTTTTTTGCACCAACGCCGTGAGCAGGATGGCTGCGGCTATGCTGTGCTGATAACTGGCTGCGACAGTGGCTTCGGTTACCAGCTGGCTCGCTGTTTAGACCAGAGGGGATTTGTGGTCTTTGCTGGGTGTTTGTTTCCAGAAGGAGCTGGAGCCCAAAGTCTGGCCATACAAAGTTCCAGTAATCTGAAAATCCTCAAACTGGACGTGACTAGTGATGAAGACGTGCAACAGGCAAAGAAGACTGTAATGAAGAACCTACCAGAGAAAG GTCTCTGGGCAGTTGTGAACAATGCTGGGATCTCAGGCTGGGCAGAGATCGAATGGAGCACTATTGAGGACTTTCACCGTATGGTGGACATCAATTTGTTTGGCTGCATCAGGACCTCCATCGCTTTCCTGCCTCTGGTTCGCCCCACCAAAG GTCGGATGGTTTATGTTTCAAGCATCTTTGCCTTCTTTCACTGCCTAAACATGGGAGCATACAGTGTCTCAAAGAGAGGATTGGAAGCATTTGCAGACTGTTTGAGGGTAGAAATGGCCAGTTTTGGTGTAAAG GTCAGCATCATCCAGCCAGGTAATTTTGCCGGTGCTACCAACATAATGAAGATGAACACCGGTTTGGATACCTGGGAGAAACTGGATGACGAGAGAAAGCTAATCTTCAACAGACAGTACGTTGAGCTTGCCAATGAATACTTCAAATCGGCATGCAAGTCTGGCTTCAAGAGCGCAGACCCGGTCATCAGAGCAATGCTGCACGCCCTGGTATCTGCTAGGCCAAATCACAGATACCTGCTGGTCTCTACAGTGGACATGTTCTTCTTTAAgcttttcccttttcttccttcttttcttaCTGATGCAGTATTTTCCCTCAGCTCCATGTCAGCCAAAAGAAGAGATATGCTTTACGCTAAATGA